A window of the Sphaerobacter thermophilus DSM 20745 genome harbors these coding sequences:
- a CDS encoding DinB family protein, protein MHADNGLIERIETYWRELLKALEGIPEEHWLVPGAVGDWSVKDLLVHIAYWDADADARVRRIMAGKSPELPEDSSWEVHSVEAVAQRADWSLERAWSNLHETHAAMLATLQAAREAGTVIPPGVIDNCTYNHYAEHIADLHAYRERLGR, encoded by the coding sequence ATGCACGCAGATAACGGCCTGATCGAACGGATTGAGACGTACTGGCGGGAGCTGCTAAAGGCGCTCGAGGGCATCCCGGAGGAGCACTGGCTCGTACCCGGTGCGGTCGGGGACTGGTCGGTCAAGGATCTGCTCGTGCACATTGCATACTGGGACGCGGATGCCGACGCGCGGGTGCGGCGGATCATGGCCGGCAAGTCGCCGGAACTCCCTGAGGACTCGTCCTGGGAGGTACATAGCGTGGAGGCGGTCGCGCAGCGCGCGGACTGGTCGCTGGAGCGCGCCTGGAGCAACCTCCACGAGACCCACGCCGCGATGCTGGCGACGCTCCAGGCGGCGCGGGAGGCGGGCACGGTGATCCCGCCGGGCGTGATTGACAACTGCACCTACAACCACTACGCGGAGCACATCGCCGACCTCCACGCTTACCGGGAGCGTCTTGGCCGCTGA
- a CDS encoding DinB family protein, which translates to MHPSNGLIERIETHWRELLAALEGIPEEHLLAPGAVGTWSVKDLLGHIAYWDGEATARVRRILAGEPARRPGEPHWQRRNAREAALRADWPLDRVWSELHDTHLALLLALQEAREAGKTIPRNIIAGCTYEHYQAHRDDLHAYREHLGR; encoded by the coding sequence CTGGCGGGAGCTGCTGGCGGCGCTCGAAGGTATCCCGGAGGAACACCTGCTCGCGCCCGGCGCGGTCGGAACGTGGTCGGTCAAGGATCTGCTCGGGCACATCGCGTATTGGGATGGCGAGGCGACCGCGCGGGTGCGGCGGATTCTGGCCGGGGAGCCGGCCCGCCGCCCTGGCGAACCGCACTGGCAGCGGCGCAACGCACGGGAAGCGGCGCTTCGCGCAGACTGGCCGCTCGATCGCGTCTGGAGCGAGCTGCACGACACGCATCTGGCGCTCCTGCTGGCGCTGCAGGAGGCCCGCGAGGCGGGCAAGACCATCCCGCGCAACATCATCGCCGGCTGCACCTACGAGCACTACCAGGCGCACCGCGACGATCTCCACGCCTACCGAGAGCACCTCGGCCGCTGA